The Dioscorea cayenensis subsp. rotundata cultivar TDr96_F1 chromosome 7, TDr96_F1_v2_PseudoChromosome.rev07_lg8_w22 25.fasta, whole genome shotgun sequence genome includes a region encoding these proteins:
- the LOC120264896 gene encoding protein RETICULATA-RELATED 4, chloroplastic-like, with the protein MGSSFSPHESYPHGMALCKAAHSATHLSTPWLRPQDFPSAPSPTSVVVVLHQDPTTFPPPLFNLGSFQPLSLFRSSPSTVVPRYGPLIPGSGGNDDGGGGNYGGGGGGGGDDDFGRRNRTEAVLALAEIGRSLESLPADLAAAIDAGRIPGLVVHRFAELEKSHAFLRWLLQFGGFKERFLADDLFLAKVAMECGVGIFTKTAAEWERRREKLVKELDFAFADVVMAFIADFMLVWLPAPTVPLKPPLAFGAGPISKFFYGCPDNAFQVVLSGTSYSFLQRIGAIVQNGAKLFVVGTSASLFGTGITNVLINARKAFDKDFAEEAKDVPVLSTSAGYGVYMAVSSNLRYQLVAGVIEQRILEPLLQNQKLLLSALCFAVRTGNTFLGSLMWVDYARWTGIQKVRD; encoded by the exons ATGGGCTCAAGCTTTTCACCTCATGAAAGCTATCCCCATGGCATGGCTCTGTGCAAGGCTGCTCACTCAGCCACTCACCTCTCCACTCCATGGCTTCGTCCTCAAGATTTTCCCTCCGCTCCCTCTCCGACCTCCGTCGTCGTCGTCCTCCATCAAGATCCCACCACATTTCCTCCTCCGCTTTTCAATCTCGGTTCTTTTCAACCCCTCTCTCTATTCCGCTCCTCACCCTCCACCGTCGTCCCTCGCTACGGTCCCCTCATCCCCGGATCCGGTGGGAATGACGATGGTGGTGGTGGAAACTATGGAGGAGGCGGTGGCGGCGGAGGTGATGACGATTTCGGTCGGAGGAACCGGACGGAGGCTGTCCTCGCCCTTGCTGAGATTGGGCGGTCGTTGGAGAGCTTGCCTGCGGACTTGGCCGCTGCTATAGATGCTGGGAGAATACCAGGGTTGGTTGTGCATAGATTTGCAGAGCTGGAGAAGTCCCATGCCTTCCTCCGATGGCTGCTCCAGTTCGGAGGGTTCAAGGAGAGGTTCCTGGCTGATGATCTCTTCCTTGCCAAGGTTGCCATGGAGTGCGGTGTTGGCATCTTCACCAAG ACTGCAGCAGAGTGGGAGCGCCGCCGAGAGAAGCTTGTGAAAGAACTTGATTTCGCCTTTGCAGATGTG GTAATGGCCTTTATTGCAGATTTTATGCTTGTCTGGCTTCCTGCTCCCACTGTTCCTCTCAAGCCACCTCTCGCTTTTGGCGCTGGTCCCATTTCTAAGTTTTTCTATGGCTGCCCAGACAATGCTTTCCAG GTTGTATTGTCTGGAACATCGTATTCGTTTTTGCAGAGAATCGGCGCGATTGTG CAAAATGGGGCAAAACTTTTTGTTGTCGGGACCAGCGCATCTTTG TTTGGGACTGGTATAACAAATGTGCTGATTAATGCTCGGAAGGCATTTGACAAGGACTTCGCCGAAGAAGCTAAAGATGTCCCTGTATTATCAACAAGTGCTGGATATGGTGTTTACATGGCTGTTTCAAGTAACCTTAG GTACCAGCTAGTAGCTGGTGTGATTGAACAGCGGATATTGGAGCCGTTGCTTCAGAACCAGAAGCTTCTCCTGAGTGCATTGTGTTTTGCAGTCCGAACAGGAAACACATTCTTGGGATCATTAAT GTGGGTTGACTATGCTCGTTGGACTGGCATCCAAAAAGTTCGGGACTAG